One Tribolium castaneum strain GA2 chromosome 6, icTriCast1.1, whole genome shotgun sequence genomic window, GTCTACTACATGCGTACATTTAACACAACATTGAAACGAGGAAAAGTGCATCAAAGCGAGTGAACCAGCACCTTGTGCTACTAaataaccaacaaaaaaatttacctaGGCCCTCCAGTGATCGCCAGCATGCCTCCTGGAGCCCCATACCCATGTCGGTTTCGCACAGACCCCGAACAAATCCTGGGAATCTCCGAACGACTCCTAGTCTTAGTCTCCCACTCTTTATTAAAATCCTCGGCCTCTTCCTCGTCCAAATTGATAAAATCCTGCCTTTCCTCACGGTCCCCAGTGTGCATATTCTGCTCCTTTTCTATGATGTGGGCCCGTTCGCCGATGTGGTGCCCGATGGCCATTTTCTTGGTCCCTGACCGTGTGTCAGTGACTGTCTTTTGGGTCTCTTTAATACCCCCAGGAGCTGTGCGCGTGCTCGACGTGGCTTTGTACACCTGGGGGCGGCCGTCGGGCCCCGAAGACATGCTAACCACGGTGCTGGAACTGTAACTGTGCGCCCCCAGGGAGTCCAACGAGCCGCTCAACAGCCGGTTGAAATTTGGCATAATTGGCATTGAAAAAGGCATAAGAGAGTTGCTCATGCGGTGACCGCGATCGAAATCACCGAAACCCATCGAAAAAGGGTCCGAGAAGAAGGAATTCATCATTGTGTTCATTTGGCGCATCATATTCATGTGAGATCTgggaattaaaatgaaaattttcgttCAGATTTCTAGAACAGCATGGCGGATTGTTTATGGGGTTTTGGCGGCGATTTGCACGGCGCGACTGACGGAAACTCACCCGAAAAACGGATCCTCCTCAATATCGCCCATTAATGAGCCGAAGAGAGACATTTTCTGAAAGGTTTTAACACTTTTCTCAACAATAATTCACAAAACACTTTGCTAATGAACGACACTAGTGACACTTGGCGCGGGGAATGAAACGGCCGCCAGGCGGCGCTGCGGCGTTCGGAAAATCAAAGCCAGTAGATATACTAAAGTAGCGACACGGACCTTGACAGGGCAACAATAACGATTATACACTCTACAGATGGCTCCActatcaaaattcaaaaacgtacgtcaaaaatgtcaagattttttcacgtttgaaaaattggtgaaTCAGAACAATAAATTCGGTGATCGTCTATAATTTCACCCTGGTTATTACAGTTTATGTGTACAGATACCATGAAACCTTCAAACTTGTGCTTCACTcacgtaaaaataaatcagatCGTCCCTAAATTCAACTGAACATTGCAATGAGAAAGGCTTTTAGAATGCGCAGAATACAGCAACTCTTATGGACATTTCGAAGAAGGTGCTGGCGCTTCAACAGTGAATTCATTCCTTAAAAGAATTTGAACTTTGTATTTAACGAAAAAGCCAAAAACacgtttcaaaataataattgtttgatttaaaaaaattgtgatacttacatttctaattttaataaactcctCTCTAAGTGTTTTTACAGTTTATCGTATTTAATTACTCCAAGATTTTAAATTggtcgatttatttttttttaattaaatttaattttttccctcaACACTATTAACAACTGCTATGAAACCAAGACATTTTTcgcaataataaaagtaagtgtTTTCAATATTACCCGAGAGGTAAACCGCAGAGGAAATCAGTGTACAAAATTGAGTaaatcaagaaattttaaggaaatcactttaaaaatttagggaAAAATCAGAAGGAATCATGATTAAATCACaggtgtacaaaatttggggTACGGTTTACACCTCGATATTACTtaagaaatagaaataatacaaCCTGAATTtctctttattatttaaattttgtataacaTAGTTGCTGTAAATAAGTGGCTATAAAAAGTCCACCAAACTTCGATGCGCTACAATTCCCAGATTTagatgcattaaattttctgaaacGAAGGTCAGTGTAAGCAGAGCGGTCTTAAATTCTTTCCCATTAGGGCGGAATCTAATAATTTAGAATGAATTTTCAAGGACGTATTGTTTAAATCTACCTGAAatacttaatgaaaatttggTATCTTAGAAATTTCTCTTTGAAGTTGATACCTACCACTTTACATTTCttaatcaaattttgtttgaatgaGTTTCTAGTATTATTACACAGACGTGCTTCGTAATGTGGACGACTTTGAACAGTCTGGAGGCTcctttgtttaatgtttttggtgtcgatttattatttacgtgaTTGAAGCACAGGTTTGAAAGTTCCATGGAATCTGTTCATAACCAATAACCACAGTAAAACTACAGATGAACACCAGAATCATTGTACtctttaccaatttttcaaaagtgagagaatcttgacagttttgacgTATGTTCAAAATTACTGACAATTTGACGAACCTTTAAAATTACAgcgttattacaaaaaatgtcgaGCCTTGGAAAACTAAACTGCTTGTTTAAATACATTCTCAATTTAAATCTATCATCTAATGTGACCTTTAACGAATATCTCTTTAGAGCATCCCCTTTAGCAATTTCATTTAGTGAAGATTAAACGTAgaaacagagacaaaacgcACTTACTAAGGCTTTTCAAGGCTAGgcattttatgtaaataatgcGGTATATGTCGAATTTCGATAGTTGCGCCCTCTCTAGAGTATATAATCGTTATTGTTGCCCTGTCAAGGTCCGTGTCGCTACTTTAGTATATCTACTGGCTTTGCGGAAAATCACCGATTTATGCGTTATTGCAACTTTCCGCaacaattaaactaatttacaCGGTAAAGTAAACAATGGAAAATGCAATTAAGGCGCAAACGGGCAATAAACAGGCAGTTTCAATTGATTTCGTACAAAGTGGGCCACGTCGGTAAACCAGTCTCCGTCACTACCGGTTTAGATTTTGTTGTGCAAAAAATCCCTAGATATTGCCCTGGAATTTGAAATTGTTGATAAGTTTATTGAGTTTTGTGATTACAGCAACTACAGAGGACTACAACTCtatgttttcaatatttatagcCCTCTGTCTTTTTCTGAAAGAAACATcaatttattaacatttttttgtagtttctctacattttttctaagattttttcagtttttttattcttgacaGAACTTATTTGTATACTTTCCCAttagtatatttttatatatttttgggGTTTGAGTTGATTAGCTTTATTTGTTAtgttatttttcttatcaATAAAGGATTAAGTTATTATTCTTACAAAAATTCAGACTTGTAGAAAGCATTATAATTTACAAGTCTTACACTAATAGACCtagaaaaattttcacaatacAGTGAAATCTGTCTATCTTTAAAgtctaaaatataaaattctaACTCTGCGTATTTCACTGCTGGGAAAGTGAAAGAATGTGTAAAATATGACATTTCTTGTTGATGCCTTTTATTCTTCTTTAGATTTAGAAAAATAGAGTTATGGTGTActtgagattttttaaatctgagaaatatatttgaaaattttaaataaattttaaatttaaacttataatgttaattattttctgtgctatttttaaagaagaagctgtaaattcaatttttttttaatctgctatgatttgtattaattatatccaacacctgtgtttaatagttttcaagttaatttaattttaatttcggaaTATCACGTGCAGAAAAGCTTGtggaaacataaaaattaaaattaaaaatttctaaatacaGAAACAACTGAAAAAATGCCTAGACTCAAGAAAAATCCTTATAATAAGTTTGTGCCATATATTACCTCAAATTGGAATTAATTTGGGTTACAAATGTAATCTTTTCACTTAAAATAAACACGTTCACACAATTCTAATCAAATCACAgatatcaaattttaaattttttgaaacatcgATAAAACAGAATCCTGCGTTACCGACCAGTCtttccaattaaaaattcccaaaatttgattaatttgtctAAAATCGTATCGCTAATTTAATTATTCGCTTTACCACCTTACGTTAGTGtctcataaattttattgcccCTTGATAACAACTAAaccaatgaaaaaataagttcGGTTAGGTCGTGTTGACGTGTTCCTGTCATCTGATTGTCAGTCGTAAAATAAGTTAAGCCACGTTGGATGTCTTCCCGTGTGTTTTACGTTAAATAAGTGCTTAACCATGAAAGTGAAAGACGTGGAGCGCACCGCCAACGTAGCGTGGTCCCCCAAGAATCAGAGCCCCATTTTGTTAGCAGCCGGGACAGCCGCCCAACAGCTCGACGCCTCCTTCAGCACCAATGCCACCTTGGAGATCTATTCCCTCAACTTGGGGGAGTTGGGTCCCGATATGGTGCTCAAGGCTGCGACCCCGAGCGAGCACCGCTTTCATAAAATCATCTGGGGGGCTTACGAGAGTCATGGGACCATCGTGGGTGGGTGTGATGGGGGCCTGATCCAGATTTACAGCGCTTCCAAGTTGATGAATGGGGAGAATGGGCTGATTTGTCGGCAGAATAAGCACACAGGGCCTGTGCATGCGCTTGACTTTAACCCCTTTCAGCAGAATTTGTTCGCAACGGGGGCCGGGGATTCCGAGATTTTTATCTGGGATTTGAATAACACCAACACGCCCATGAGTC contains:
- the Mlf gene encoding myeloid leukemia factor isoform X3: MSLFGSLMGDIEEDPFFGSHMNMMRQMNTMMNSFFSDPFSMGFGDFDRGHRMSNSLMPFSMPIMPNFNRLLSGSLDSLGAHSYSSSTVVSMSSGPDGRPQVYKATSSTRTAPGGIKETQKTVTDTRSGTKKMAIGHHIGERAHIIEKEQNMHTGDREERQDFINLDEEEAEDFNKEWETKTRSRSEIPRICSGSVRNRHGYGAPGGMLAITGGPSSRTPYSPPGQVQNVRKSKNVKTVSGSPPPPPPADL
- the Mlf gene encoding myeloid leukemia factor isoform X1 gives rise to the protein MSLFGSLMGDIEEDPFFGSHMNMMRQMNTMMNSFFSDPFSMGFGDFDRGHRMSNSLMPFSMPIMPNFNRLLSGSLDSLGAHSYSSSTVVSMSSGPDGRPQVYKATSSTRTAPGGIKETQKTVTDTRSGTKKMAIGHHIGERAHIIEKEQNMHTGDREERQDFINLDEEEAEDFNKEWETKTRSRSEIPRICSGSVRNRHGYGAPGGMLAITGGPRRRQRQSTPMVSPRRSIRSSPLTVPQASASSRTPYSPPGQVQNVRKSKNVKTVSGSPPPPPPADL
- the Mlf gene encoding myeloid leukemia factor isoform X2, with the protein product MSLFGSLMGDIEEDPFFGSHMNMMRQMNTMMNSFFSDPFSMGFGDFDRGHRMSNSLMPFSMPIMPNFNRLLSGSLDSLGAHSYSSSTVVSMSSGPDGRPQVYKATSSTRTAPGGIKETQKTVTDTRSGTKKMAIGHHIGERAHIIEKEQNMHTGDREERQDFINLDEEEAEDFNKEWETKTRSRSEIPRICSGSVRNRHGYGAPGGMLAITGGPSRRRQRQSTPMVSPRRSIRSSPLTVPQASARYSLQY
- the Mlf gene encoding myeloid leukemia factor isoform X4 encodes the protein MSLFGSLMGDIEEDPFFGSHMNMMRQMNTMMNSFFSDPFSMGFGDFDRGHRMSNSLMPFSMPIMPNFNRLLSGSLDSLGAHSYSSSTVVSMSSGPDGRPQVYKATSSTRTAPGGIKETQKTVTDTRSGTKKMAIGHHIGERAHIIEKEQNMHTGDREERQDFINLDEEEAEDFNKEWETKTRSRSEIPRICSGSVRNRHGYGAPGGMLAITGGPRRRQRQSTPMVSPRRSIRSSPLTVPQASARYSLQY
- the Mlf gene encoding myeloid leukemia factor isoform X5; this translates as MSLFGSLMGDIEEDPFFGSHMNMMRQMNTMMNSFFSDPFSMGFGDFDRGHRMSNSLMPFSMPIMPNFNRLLSGSLDSLGAHSYSSSTVVSMSSGPDGRPQVYKATSSTRTAPGGIKETQKTVTDTRSGTKKMAIGHHIGERAHIIEKEQNMHTGDREERQDFINLDEEEAEDFNKEWETKTRSRSEIPRICSGSVRNRHGYGAPGGMLAITGGPRYSLQY